From Carya illinoinensis cultivar Pawnee chromosome 5, C.illinoinensisPawnee_v1, whole genome shotgun sequence, one genomic window encodes:
- the LOC122310934 gene encoding ceramide synthase 1 LOH3-like, with translation MGLIEVLRSSDWDLESYPAYEDFTVLPFFALFFPSVRFFLDRFIFEKMANQLIFGKGHEMLDAEASEKRKKIRKFKESAWKCIYYLSAEILALYVIYNEPWFTNTRCFWVGPGAQVWPDQKIKLKLKGLYMFTAGFYAYSIFALIFWETRRSDFGVSMGHHVATFILIVLSYIFRFARVGAVVLALHDASDVFLEVGKMSKYSGAERIASFAFIIFVLSWILLRLLYYPFWVLWSTSYEVILTLDQEKHPVDGPIYYYVFNTLLFCLLVLHIYWWVLMYRMLVKQIQARGQLGDDVRSDSEGEDEHED, from the exons ATGGGTTTGATCGAAGTACTCAGGTCCAGCGATTGGGATCTGGAATCGTACCCAGCATATGAGGATTTCACTGTCCTTCCCTTCtttgctctgtttttccccTCTGTTCGATTTTTCCTCGATAGATTCATCTTCGAG AAAATGGCAAATCAATTGATTTTTGGAAAGGGACATGAGATGCTGGATGCTGAGGCaagtgagaaaagaaagaagataagaaAATTTAAGGAGTCAGCATGGAAATGCATTTATTATCTCTCAGCGGAGATTCTTGCTTTATATGTAATTTATAATGAGCCTTGGTTTACGAACACAAGATGCTTTTGGGTAGGGCCGGGAGCTCAGGTTTGGCCTGACCAAAAAATTAA GTTGAAATTGAAGGGATTGTACATGTTTACTGCTGGCTTTTATGCATACTCCatatttgctttgattttctggGAAACAAGGCGTTCCGACTTTGGGGTGTCCATGGGCCATCATGTTGCAACCTTCATTCTTATCGTGCTATCTTACATTTTTAG GTTTGCCCGTGTTGGTGCAGTTGTTTTGGCTCTTCATGATGCCAGTGATGTCTTTCTGGAGGTAGGGAAGATGTCCAAATACAGCGGTGCTGAAAGGATAGCTAGCTTTgcgtttattatatttgttttgtcCTGGATCTTACTTCGCCTCTTGTACTATCCATTCTGGGTCCTTTGGAGTACTAG CTACGAAGTTATCCTGACCTTGGACCAGGAAAAACATCCAGTGGATGGACCAATTTATTACTACGTGTTCAATACTCTTCTATTCTGCTTGCTTGTTCTTCATATTTATTGGTGGGTGTTGATGTACCGGATGCTTGTTAAGCAAATCCAAGCGAGAGGTCAGCTTGGTGACGATGTTCGATCTG ATTCTGAAGGTGAAGACGAGCATGAAGACTGA
- the LOC122310933 gene encoding peroxidase 11 encodes MALISLHSNPLLLQFMLLIFFVLGNRLHASDPPLTLDYYASTCPTVLEIVKKEMECAVLADPRNAALIVRLHFHDCFVQGCDGSILLDDTVTLQGEKKASPNINSLKGFGIIDRIKNKLESECPGIVSCADILTIAARDAVILVGGPYWHVPLGRKDSVTAGYALANTNIPTPDEGLLSIISKFLYQGLSVTDMVALAGAHTIGVARCASFRSRIYGDLKATSGHDPITDSHLSDLKSICSPIGGSDNNISAMDYVTPNLFDNSFYHILLKGEGLLNSDQEMYSSVYAMGTRELVSKYAEDAIAFFQQFSDSMTKMGNITNSDSFITGEVRRNCRFVNT; translated from the exons ATGGCACTAATTTCCCTTCATTCAAATCCCCTTCTTCTGCAATTCATGCTTCTGATTTTCTTCGTCCTTGGAAACAGACTGCATGCAAGTGATCCTCCCCTAACTCTGGATTATTATGCATCCACTTGTCCAACTGTGCTTGAAATTGTCAAGAAAGAAATGGAATGTGCAGTGCTAGCCGACCCGCGTAACGCAGCCTTGATAGTCCGATTACATTTCCATGACTGTTTCGTTCAG GGATGCGATGGATCGATTTTGCTCGATGACACAGTTACATTACAAGGGGAGAAGAAAGCTTCCCCCAACATAAACTCTTTAAAAGGTTTCGGAATCATTGATAGGATCAAGAACAAGCTTGAGTCAGAGTGCCCTGGGATTGTTTCTTGTGCAGATATTCTCACCATTGCTGCAAGAGATGCTGTGATCCTG GTTGGTGGACCTTACTGGCATGTTCCTCTAGGAAGAAAGGATTCTGTAACCGCAGGTTATGCTTTGGCAAACACGAATATTCCTACACCAGATGAGGGGCTGCTCTCTATAATTTCCAAGTTTCTTTATCAAGGCCTCTCGGTCACAGACATGGTAGCTCTTGCAG GAGCACACACCATAGGCGTGGCACGATGTGCCAGTTTCAGATCAAGGATTTATGGAGACTTGAAAGCAACTTCGGGGCATGATCCAATCACTGATTCACACCTCAGCGACTTGAAATCAATCTGCTCACCCATTGGAGGATCCGACAATAACATATCAGCCATGGACTATGTTACTCCTAACCTTTTCGACAATTCGTTCTACCATATTCTGTTGAAAGGGGAGGGGCTTCTAAACTCAGACCAAGAAATGTACTCAAGTGTTTATGCAATGGGAACAAGGGAGCTCGTGAGCAAGTATGCAGAAGATGCAATTGCTTTCTTCCAGCAGTTCTCGGATTCAATGACAAAAATGGGAAATATTACAAATTCCGATAGCTTTATCACTGGAGAAGTTAGAAGAAATTGCAGATTTGTGAACACATGA